Proteins from one Paraburkholderia sp. BL10I2N1 genomic window:
- a CDS encoding cytochrome c oxidase assembly protein codes for MNLLYWLDPWEFSPTVIVAVLIAAVLFTRGVRKARVSFARQLSFWFGLAALYVALHTRLDYFFEHEFFMHRAQHLVLHHLGPFFIALSYPGAALRAGIPFRWRQRLVRPALNARAVRAVLDVLLHPVVAVLLFVGLIYFWLLSPIHFIAMLDWRVYRVMNWSMVIDGLMFWWLVLDSRPAPPARLSPGRRVLVVVAAIPPQIVLGAFIFFSARELYPVYSICGRAFTWLSPMRDQQIGGLLLWIPGSMMSVIGAVLALRHLMRLSARARLRDERIPAPAGLPGATNPEGEMATHSGSIPARQS; via the coding sequence ATGAACCTGCTTTACTGGCTCGATCCCTGGGAGTTTTCGCCGACGGTCATCGTCGCGGTGCTGATTGCGGCCGTGCTGTTCACGCGCGGCGTGCGCAAGGCGAGGGTGTCGTTCGCCCGTCAGTTGTCCTTCTGGTTCGGTCTTGCCGCGCTGTACGTCGCGCTGCACACGCGGCTCGATTATTTCTTCGAGCATGAATTCTTCATGCACCGCGCCCAGCACCTGGTGCTGCATCATCTCGGCCCGTTCTTCATTGCGCTTTCGTATCCCGGGGCGGCGCTGCGCGCCGGGATTCCGTTCCGCTGGCGGCAACGCTTGGTGCGGCCAGCGCTAAACGCCCGCGCGGTGCGGGCGGTGCTCGATGTGCTGCTGCACCCGGTCGTCGCCGTCCTGCTGTTTGTCGGGCTGATCTATTTCTGGCTGCTGTCGCCGATTCATTTCATCGCGATGCTCGACTGGCGGGTTTATCGGGTGATGAACTGGAGCATGGTCATCGACGGGCTGATGTTCTGGTGGCTCGTCCTCGATTCGCGGCCGGCGCCGCCGGCGCGGCTGTCGCCCGGGCGGCGGGTTCTGGTCGTGGTCGCGGCGATTCCGCCACAGATCGTGCTCGGCGCATTCATTTTCTTTTCGGCGCGCGAACTGTATCCGGTGTACTCGATCTGCGGCCGCGCATTTACCTGGCTAAGCCCGATGCGCGATCAACAGATCGGCGGCCTGTTGCTGTGGATTCCGGGGTCGATGATGAGCGTGATCGGCGCCGTGCTTGCGCTGCGTCATCTGATGCGGCTGTCGGCTCGCGCCCGGCTGCGCGATGAGCGCATTCCGGCTCCCGCCGGCTTGCCGGGTGCGACGAATCCGGAAGGTGAGATGGCCACGCATTCGGGTTCGATTCCCGCGCGGCAGAGCTGA
- a CDS encoding GNAT family N-acetyltransferase, with the protein MTQSLPPSQKPEIEWRWKAFDDLTTAEVYDMLAARSAVFVVEQNCVYGDVDGLDTVAWHLFAYGVDKAGEGRAPLAGYLRVLLPDEEEADIRIGRVLTTAGFRGQGLGNKMLERALSHIYAQWPGTPVRLHAQAHLQPFYGAFGFEPISEVHDEDGIPHVWMRSA; encoded by the coding sequence ATGACTCAGTCTTTGCCCCCTTCGCAGAAACCGGAAATCGAATGGCGCTGGAAAGCATTCGACGACCTTACGACCGCAGAGGTTTACGACATGCTGGCGGCCCGCAGCGCGGTGTTCGTCGTCGAGCAGAACTGCGTGTACGGCGATGTCGACGGCCTCGATACGGTCGCGTGGCATCTGTTCGCCTATGGCGTGGACAAGGCAGGCGAGGGTCGGGCGCCGCTGGCCGGTTATCTTCGGGTACTGCTGCCGGACGAAGAGGAAGCCGACATCCGCATTGGCCGCGTGCTGACAACTGCAGGATTTCGCGGCCAGGGGCTTGGCAATAAGATGCTCGAGCGGGCGCTCAGCCATATCTACGCGCAGTGGCCAGGCACCCCCGTGCGGCTGCATGCACAGGCGCACCTGCAGCCTTTCTATGGCGCGTTCGGTTTCGAACCGATTTCAGAGGTTCACGACGAGGATGGCATTCCGCACGTGTGGATGCGCTCCGCCTGA
- a CDS encoding ISL3 family transposase: MNQTQLFEAALGIKAPWYVQGVDFDAARRELTIAVDFVAGTRFPYPGVAGEHPAHDTQIKRLRHLNFFQHECYLEVRVPRVRLPDGSVRLVEPDWIGKLDGFTLLFEALVLTLCREMTFAAVARVVNLSWHRVKAICDRYVDLAVAATDLSEVTAVAIDETSARRGQDYISLVADMDARRVVFVTPGKDAGVVERFARHLEEHNATPAQIESVSIDMSAAFIKGVDEHLPDARVTFDKFHVVAHASKALDGVRRAQQKTDPSLKGMRWSLLKDAEKLDLAQLTDLEALISQYATNRTARAWMYREQLREILDRKQIHVVSKMLRRWCGNVMRSKVEPMKDVARMIRRHFDGIIAWAQTRQTNGFIEAINGLFQAAKRKARGYASFKTMRTVLFLIAGKLDFSALNPHAS, translated from the coding sequence ATGAACCAGACCCAACTGTTTGAAGCCGCCTTGGGAATCAAGGCCCCGTGGTACGTGCAAGGCGTCGATTTCGATGCCGCGCGGCGTGAACTGACCATTGCCGTGGACTTTGTCGCGGGTACGCGCTTTCCCTATCCCGGCGTCGCGGGCGAGCATCCGGCTCACGACACCCAGATCAAGCGGCTGCGCCACCTCAACTTCTTTCAGCACGAGTGCTATCTGGAGGTTCGGGTGCCGCGGGTGCGTCTGCCGGACGGCTCGGTGCGCCTGGTCGAACCCGACTGGATAGGCAAGCTGGACGGCTTCACGCTGCTGTTTGAAGCGCTCGTGCTGACGCTGTGCCGGGAGATGACATTTGCCGCGGTGGCCCGCGTGGTGAACCTGTCGTGGCATCGGGTGAAGGCCATCTGTGACCGTTACGTGGACCTGGCCGTGGCCGCGACCGACCTGTCCGAAGTTACCGCGGTGGCCATTGACGAAACGTCGGCCCGACGTGGGCAGGACTATATCTCGCTGGTCGCCGACATGGACGCAAGGCGCGTGGTCTTCGTCACGCCAGGCAAGGATGCCGGCGTTGTCGAACGCTTTGCCCGGCACCTGGAGGAACATAATGCCACGCCTGCACAGATCGAATCGGTCAGCATCGACATGTCGGCTGCCTTCATCAAGGGCGTGGACGAACACCTGCCCGACGCGCGTGTGACCTTCGACAAGTTTCATGTCGTGGCGCATGCGTCCAAAGCGCTTGATGGTGTGCGCCGCGCGCAGCAGAAAACCGATCCCTCGCTGAAGGGCATGCGCTGGTCGCTGCTCAAGGATGCCGAGAAACTCGATCTCGCGCAACTGACCGATCTCGAGGCGCTGATCAGCCAGTACGCCACCAACCGCACGGCCCGAGCGTGGATGTACCGCGAGCAACTGCGCGAGATTCTCGATCGCAAACAGATCCACGTCGTCTCCAAAATGCTGCGCCGGTGGTGCGGCAACGTCATGCGTTCCAAGGTCGAGCCCATGAAGGACGTCGCGCGCATGATCCGTCGTCATTTCGACGGCATCATCGCGTGGGCGCAGACACGCCAGACCAATGGATTCATTGAGGCGATCAACGGCCTGTTTCAGGCCGCCAAGCGCAAGGCACGGGGATACGCCAGCTTCAAGACCATGCGCACCGTGCTGTTTCTCATCGCGGGCAAACTCGACTTCTCAGCACTCAATCCGCATGCCTCGTGA
- a CDS encoding DUF2214 family protein codes for MLFRWLLAAVHLLAFGVALASILGRSWALRRTSSPANVPAIFQADAGWGLSALVLIITGGMRAFGGYEKGGGYYLHEPLFHLKMAALILILLLEIAPMMALIRWRAAVRQGRVPDLSRATHFARIGMVQTILLIVMVFAASGMSRGVGLPD; via the coding sequence ATGCTGTTTCGCTGGTTGCTTGCCGCAGTTCACCTGCTCGCGTTCGGAGTCGCGCTTGCCTCGATTCTGGGCCGCTCGTGGGCGCTGCGTCGCACCTCGAGCCCCGCAAATGTGCCTGCCATCTTTCAGGCGGACGCCGGGTGGGGGCTCTCGGCGCTCGTCCTGATCATCACCGGCGGCATGCGCGCGTTCGGTGGGTATGAAAAAGGCGGTGGATATTATCTCCATGAGCCGCTCTTTCACCTCAAGATGGCGGCGCTGATCCTGATTCTCCTGCTCGAAATCGCGCCGATGATGGCGCTCATCCGCTGGCGTGCCGCCGTCAGACAGGGCCGCGTGCCGGATCTCAGCCGCGCGACCCATTTTGCGCGCATCGGTATGGTCCAGACGATCTTGCTGATTGTCATGGTGTTCGCCGCTTCAGGGATGTCGCGGGGAGTGGGGTTGCCAGACTGA
- the otsB gene encoding trehalose-phosphatase — protein sequence MQALPAVLSPSETAYFFDFDGTLVELAPTPDGVLVQPQVIDLLSALRHQTNGAVAILSGRGIDSIDSFLGLPDLPIAGLHGAERRDANGDTQRVGFNDERLLRMEQDLAEVVRLNPGMLLEIKGAAVALHYRNAPDREPVARAATTRLVADYPGAYVLQPGKMVYEIKPKDVDKGRALRAFLGEPPFAGRKPVFAGDDLTDEKGFAVVNEYGGLSIKVGGGDTIAKTRIESVNALIQWFASIVAAGGRA from the coding sequence ATGCAAGCACTTCCGGCTGTCCTGTCTCCCAGCGAGACTGCATATTTCTTCGACTTCGACGGCACGCTCGTCGAGTTGGCGCCGACGCCTGATGGCGTGCTGGTGCAACCGCAGGTCATCGATCTGCTGAGCGCACTGCGGCACCAGACGAACGGCGCGGTGGCGATCCTGTCGGGCCGCGGCATCGACAGCATCGATTCGTTTCTCGGTCTGCCCGATCTGCCGATCGCCGGTCTGCATGGCGCTGAGCGGCGCGACGCGAACGGCGACACGCAACGCGTTGGTTTCAACGACGAGCGACTCCTGCGGATGGAACAGGATCTGGCGGAGGTCGTGCGCCTGAATCCCGGCATGCTGCTGGAGATCAAGGGGGCGGCGGTCGCGTTGCACTACCGCAATGCGCCCGATCGCGAACCGGTCGCGCGCGCGGCGACGACCCGGCTCGTTGCCGATTATCCCGGCGCTTACGTGCTGCAGCCCGGCAAAATGGTCTACGAGATCAAGCCCAAGGACGTCGACAAGGGCCGCGCGCTGCGGGCCTTTCTTGGAGAGCCGCCGTTCGCCGGCCGCAAGCCGGTGTTCGCGGGCGATGACCTGACCGACGAAAAAGGCTTCGCTGTCGTCAACGAGTACGGCGGCCTGTCGATCAAGGTCGGTGGCGGGGATACGATCGCGAAAACGCGCATCGAATCCGTGAACGCACTGATTCAGTGGTTCGCATCGATTGTGGCTGCGGGGGGCAGGGCGTGA
- a CDS encoding glycosyltransferase family 4 protein, translated as MRIAQIAPLHEAVPPKLYGGTERVVSYLTEALVELGHDVTLFASGDSQTSAKLEAFWPQALRLDPTIRDTMAPHMLLLEEVRRRADEFDVLHFHIDYYPFSLFSRQPTPHLTTLHGRLDLPELQPIFNTFSDVPVVSISDNQRTPLQQANWLSTVYHGLPENLLKPIKDVKPSYLAFLGRISPEKRLDTAIRIAEQAGMPIKVAAKLDKADRAYYDEVIKPLMSLPHVEYIGEICEAEKTEFLGNAHALLFPIDWPEPFGLVMIEAMACGTPVIAFKRGSVPEVIENGVSGFVVEDEISAVAAVKRLHTLPRETVRKAFEARFSSKVMAQNYIASYEELLRQKRRTVLREVNAG; from the coding sequence ATGCGAATCGCTCAAATCGCTCCGTTGCACGAGGCGGTTCCTCCCAAGCTTTATGGCGGCACGGAACGTGTGGTTTCGTACCTGACCGAGGCACTGGTCGAACTGGGACACGATGTAACCCTCTTCGCGAGCGGCGATTCGCAGACTTCGGCGAAACTCGAAGCGTTCTGGCCGCAGGCGCTGCGCCTCGACCCGACGATCCGCGACACGATGGCGCCGCACATGCTGCTGCTCGAAGAAGTGCGCCGCCGCGCGGACGAATTCGACGTCCTGCATTTCCACATCGACTACTACCCGTTCTCGCTGTTTTCGCGCCAGCCGACCCCGCATCTGACGACGCTGCACGGCCGTCTCGACCTGCCGGAACTGCAGCCGATTTTCAACACGTTCAGCGACGTGCCGGTCGTTTCGATTTCGGATAACCAGCGTACGCCGCTGCAACAGGCGAACTGGCTGTCGACCGTTTATCACGGCCTGCCGGAAAACCTGCTCAAGCCGATCAAGGACGTGAAGCCGAGCTATCTCGCGTTCCTCGGCCGCATTTCGCCGGAAAAGCGTCTCGACACGGCCATCCGTATCGCTGAACAGGCTGGCATGCCGATCAAGGTCGCAGCCAAGCTCGATAAGGCCGACCGCGCGTACTACGACGAGGTCATCAAGCCGCTGATGTCGCTGCCGCACGTCGAATACATCGGCGAAATTTGCGAAGCCGAGAAGACCGAATTCCTCGGCAACGCACACGCGCTGCTGTTCCCGATCGACTGGCCGGAGCCGTTCGGTCTGGTGATGATCGAGGCGATGGCTTGCGGTACACCGGTGATCGCGTTCAAACGCGGCTCGGTACCGGAAGTGATCGAAAATGGTGTGTCTGGTTTCGTCGTCGAAGACGAAATCAGCGCCGTGGCAGCGGTGAAGCGTCTGCACACGCTGCCGCGCGAAACCGTGCGCAAGGCGTTCGAGGCACGCTTCTCGTCGAAGGTGATGGCGCAGAACTACATCGCTTCGTATGAAGAACTGCTGCGCCAGAAGCGCCGCACCGTGCTGCGTGAAGTGAACGCCGGCTAG
- a CDS encoding ABC transporter ATP-binding protein — translation MEHLTIAQRNAHNAKLASFAHRPLAFLFRFIRRHPVAHTIVLCSVFAAVGCALASQYAIKHLIDVLAGGRHHPGPLWGAFAILVGLIAADNLLWRVGGWVAAHTFVAVTGDLRRDLFQYLSGHSPTYYSEKQPGMLASRITATSNAVYTAENTMAWNVLPPCIAVLGAIVMIITVNPLMACGLMLCSAILSIVLYKLAGRGSARHHHFATKAASVDGELVDVISNMSLVRAFGMTLREQTRFGATVKAEMDARQQSLLYLEKLRLLHAVITALLSAGLLGWALWLWDQGRATSGDIVLVSSLGFTILHGTRDLAVALVDVTQHIARLAEAIRTLLEPHGMPDRSDASELVPQGGRVDFESVTFAYPRRRPILDHFDLHIVAGQRVGLIGKSGAGKSTVLALLQRFYETQGGQIKIDGQDIATITQDSLRHTIALVPQDISLLHRSVYENIAYGRPEASREEVLTAAREARCADFIEAMPEGYDTIVGDRGVKLSGGQRQRIAIARAILKNAPILLLDEATSALDSASEEAIQKALDRLMVGRTVIAIAHRLSTLHNFDRIIVMSQGKVIDDGSPEELRNRPGLYRDLLSKQYGKGTTLHVGGKKVDEQPVA, via the coding sequence TTGGAACATCTGACCATCGCCCAGCGTAATGCCCACAACGCAAAGCTCGCGAGCTTTGCGCACCGGCCGCTTGCGTTCCTTTTCCGCTTCATCCGCCGCCACCCGGTCGCCCACACGATCGTGCTGTGCAGCGTATTTGCGGCCGTGGGTTGTGCGCTCGCTTCGCAGTACGCGATCAAGCACCTCATCGACGTGCTTGCCGGGGGCCGGCATCACCCGGGCCCGCTGTGGGGTGCTTTCGCGATCCTCGTCGGCCTGATTGCAGCCGATAACTTGCTGTGGCGTGTCGGCGGCTGGGTGGCCGCGCATACCTTCGTCGCGGTCACCGGCGATCTGCGGCGCGATCTGTTCCAGTATCTGAGCGGGCACTCCCCCACGTATTACTCGGAAAAACAGCCGGGCATGCTGGCGAGCCGTATCACGGCGACCTCGAACGCCGTCTACACCGCCGAAAACACGATGGCCTGGAACGTTCTGCCGCCTTGCATTGCGGTGCTCGGCGCGATCGTGATGATCATCACCGTGAATCCGCTGATGGCGTGCGGGCTGATGCTGTGCTCGGCGATCCTGTCCATCGTGCTCTACAAGCTCGCCGGACGTGGCTCGGCGCGGCATCATCATTTCGCGACTAAGGCGGCTTCCGTCGACGGCGAACTCGTCGACGTGATCAGCAACATGAGCCTCGTTCGCGCGTTTGGCATGACGCTGCGCGAGCAGACGCGCTTTGGCGCCACCGTCAAGGCCGAAATGGACGCGCGTCAGCAGAGCCTGCTGTACCTCGAAAAGCTGCGGTTGCTGCATGCGGTGATTACGGCGCTGCTGTCGGCTGGCCTCCTCGGCTGGGCGTTGTGGCTGTGGGATCAGGGCCGCGCGACCTCGGGCGACATCGTGCTCGTGAGCTCGCTGGGGTTCACGATCCTGCACGGCACGCGCGATCTGGCCGTGGCGCTCGTCGATGTGACCCAGCATATTGCGCGGCTCGCCGAGGCAATCAGGACGCTGCTCGAACCGCACGGCATGCCGGACCGCTCCGACGCAAGCGAACTCGTGCCGCAAGGCGGGCGCGTGGACTTCGAAAGCGTCACGTTCGCGTATCCGCGCCGCCGGCCGATTCTCGATCACTTCGATCTGCATATCGTGGCGGGGCAACGCGTCGGGTTGATCGGCAAGTCGGGGGCGGGCAAGTCCACCGTGCTCGCGCTGTTGCAACGCTTCTACGAGACGCAGGGCGGCCAGATCAAGATCGACGGTCAGGACATCGCCACGATCACGCAGGACAGCCTCCGCCACACGATCGCGCTCGTGCCACAGGACATTTCGCTGCTCCATCGTTCGGTGTACGAGAACATCGCGTACGGTCGCCCGGAGGCGTCTCGTGAAGAAGTGCTCACAGCCGCCCGCGAGGCGCGTTGCGCGGACTTCATCGAGGCGATGCCCGAGGGTTATGACACGATCGTCGGCGACCGCGGCGTGAAGCTGTCGGGCGGCCAGCGGCAGCGTATTGCGATCGCGCGGGCCATCCTGAAGAACGCGCCGATCCTGCTGCTCGACGAAGCGACCTCGGCGCTCGACAGTGCTTCGGAAGAAGCGATCCAGAAGGCGCTCGACCGGCTGATGGTCGGCCGGACCGTCATTGCGATCGCGCACCGGCTGTCGACGCTGCACAACTTCGACCGCATCATTGTGATGAGCCAGGGCAAGGTGATCGACGACGGCAGTCCGGAAGAGCTGCGCAACCGTCCCGGGTTGTATCGCGACCTGCTGTCCAAACAATACGGCAAGGGAACCACGCTGCACGTGGGCGGCAAGAAAGTCGACGAGCAACCCGTGGCTTGA
- a CDS encoding diguanylate cyclase has product MLPPSGPPRQHFALRLENVLLERRDALINDTYGHAEGDRALMMFADALCDALRESDVIGRLGGDESRC; this is encoded by the coding sequence TTGCTGCCCCCATCCGGGCCGCCCCGCCAGCACTTCGCGCTGCGTCTCGAGAATGTGCTGCTCGAGCGGCGTGACGCCCTCATCAACGACACATACGGTCATGCGGAAGGCGATCGCGCGTTGATGATGTTCGCCGACGCGTTGTGCGACGCTCTGCGCGAGAGCGATGTGATTGGCCGGCTCGGCGGCGACGAGTCGCGCTGCTGA
- the otsA gene encoding alpha,alpha-trehalose-phosphate synthase (UDP-forming) has translation MSRLIIVSNRVAPISEGGPAAGGLAVGVYDALKETGGMWFGWSGDVLSSGQPQISVEERGPVTFATIGLMRRDYDQYYRGFSNATLWPAFHYRADLVQYDRHDFEGYCRVNAWLAQQLVPLLQADDVIWVHDYHLIPFAQALRAAGVKNRIGFFLHIPFPASQVLLAVPPHRDLVEALCSFDLLGFQTEPDLRSFCDYIVHEANGSVEASLAGSPMTVHAFGRTLHAAAYPIGVYPDEIAELAKAGESGKPVRTMKATLHSRKLIMSVDRLDYSKGLVERFRAFERLLEHSSAQRNKVSFLQIAPPTRADMHAYQDIRLQLEGESGRINGRFAELDWTPIRYIHRQYERPVLAALFRASHVGYVTPLRDGMNLVAKEYVSAQDPDDPGVLVLSRFAGAAQELTGALIVNPVDIDGMAEALATALEMPLAERQARYRDMIAQLRENNVSVWRDNFMRDLQSAGAERRAAPRRARPPLHPLR, from the coding sequence ATGAGTCGACTGATCATCGTATCGAACCGGGTCGCACCGATTTCGGAAGGCGGCCCCGCGGCAGGTGGGCTGGCAGTGGGCGTCTACGATGCGCTCAAGGAAACCGGCGGCATGTGGTTCGGCTGGAGCGGCGACGTGTTGTCATCCGGTCAGCCGCAGATTAGCGTCGAAGAACGCGGTCCGGTGACGTTTGCGACCATCGGGCTCATGCGGCGCGATTACGACCAGTACTATCGCGGCTTCTCGAACGCGACGCTGTGGCCTGCGTTCCACTATCGCGCGGATCTGGTCCAGTATGACCGTCACGATTTCGAAGGCTATTGCCGCGTGAACGCGTGGCTTGCGCAGCAACTCGTGCCGCTGCTGCAGGCCGACGATGTCATCTGGGTCCACGACTATCACCTGATTCCATTCGCGCAGGCACTACGCGCCGCGGGCGTGAAGAATCGCATCGGTTTCTTTTTGCACATTCCGTTTCCCGCTTCGCAGGTGCTGCTGGCCGTGCCGCCGCATCGCGACCTCGTGGAGGCGCTCTGTTCGTTCGATCTGCTCGGCTTTCAGACCGAGCCGGATCTGCGCTCCTTCTGCGACTACATCGTGCACGAAGCGAACGGCTCGGTCGAAGCGTCGCTGGCTGGCAGTCCGATGACCGTGCACGCGTTCGGCAGGACACTGCACGCGGCGGCCTACCCGATCGGCGTCTATCCGGACGAGATCGCCGAGCTCGCGAAAGCGGGCGAGAGCGGCAAGCCGGTGCGCACGATGAAGGCGACGCTCCATTCGCGCAAGCTGATCATGAGTGTCGATCGACTCGATTATTCGAAGGGGCTCGTCGAGCGCTTCCGCGCCTTCGAAAGACTGCTCGAACATTCGTCCGCGCAACGCAACAAAGTGTCGTTCCTGCAGATCGCGCCGCCGACGCGCGCCGACATGCACGCCTATCAGGACATCCGGCTGCAACTGGAAGGCGAGTCGGGCCGTATCAACGGCCGTTTTGCCGAACTAGACTGGACGCCGATCCGCTATATCCATCGACAGTACGAACGGCCGGTGCTGGCTGCGCTCTTTCGCGCATCGCACGTCGGCTACGTGACGCCGCTGCGCGACGGCATGAATCTGGTCGCGAAGGAGTATGTGTCGGCGCAGGATCCCGACGATCCCGGTGTGCTGGTGTTGTCGCGCTTCGCGGGTGCGGCACAGGAGCTGACCGGCGCGCTCATCGTGAACCCTGTCGATATCGACGGCATGGCGGAGGCGCTGGCCACAGCGCTCGAGATGCCGCTCGCGGAACGCCAGGCGCGCTATCGCGACATGATTGCGCAACTGCGCGAAAACAATGTGTCGGTGTGGCGCGACAACTTCATGCGCGACCTGCAGAGCGCAGGAGCAGAGCGGCGCGCCGCGCCGCGACGCGCGCGGCCGCCACTTCACCCGTTGAGGTGA
- a CDS encoding SCO family protein — protein MLGTLTLAACSHQDTPWQLTNVTGHLPDLQFSLTADDGKPVTADSFKGRASLVYFGYTHCPDVCPETMGRLMQVLGKLGPESRQVRILFVTVDPARDTAQALHDYVGAFDAQHARGLTGSDDQIESLAKRYRIAYQMEKRDPKGNYEVTHSSAVYVFDARGRARLLVTDRDSPDTIAQDLRRIIETHS, from the coding sequence ATGCTGGGCACGCTCACCCTTGCCGCCTGCTCGCACCAGGACACGCCATGGCAGCTCACGAACGTCACAGGCCACCTGCCGGATCTCCAGTTCTCGCTTACCGCCGATGACGGCAAGCCCGTCACCGCCGACTCGTTCAAAGGGCGCGCGTCGCTCGTCTACTTTGGCTATACGCATTGCCCGGACGTCTGTCCGGAGACGATGGGCCGTCTGATGCAGGTGCTCGGCAAACTGGGACCCGAGAGCCGCCAGGTGCGCATCCTGTTCGTCACGGTCGATCCGGCGCGCGACACGGCTCAGGCGTTACACGACTACGTTGGCGCATTCGACGCACAGCATGCGCGCGGCCTGACGGGCAGCGACGACCAGATCGAATCGCTCGCAAAACGCTACCGCATCGCGTACCAGATGGAGAAGCGCGATCCGAAAGGCAACTACGAGGTAACGCATAGCTCTGCTGTCTACGTCTTCGATGCGCGGGGACGAGCACGTCTGCTCGTCACCGATCGAGATTCGCCCGACACCATCGCGCAGGATCTGCGCCGTATCATCGAAACCCATTCCTGA
- a CDS encoding copper chaperone PCu(A)C, whose protein sequence is MSIQIKNKSPAALAAALAAACLLSFSATAQAAGPQAIAAQNAWVRWLPNNLPAAAYVTLVNAGDKPIDLIDISSSDYGSAMLHQTVSNGSTQKMVMVDKVTVPARGTVSIAPGGYHVMLEDAKHKIAPGDTVHLQLKFSDGETLDTPFAVKPPSQTK, encoded by the coding sequence ATGTCGATCCAGATCAAGAACAAATCCCCCGCCGCACTGGCCGCTGCTTTGGCGGCCGCCTGCCTGCTTTCGTTCAGCGCCACCGCGCAGGCGGCTGGCCCGCAGGCAATCGCGGCGCAGAATGCGTGGGTCCGCTGGCTGCCGAACAACCTGCCTGCCGCCGCCTACGTCACGCTCGTCAATGCCGGCGACAAACCCATCGACCTCATCGACATATCGAGCAGCGACTACGGCAGCGCGATGCTCCACCAGACCGTATCGAACGGCTCGACGCAAAAGATGGTGATGGTCGACAAGGTGACCGTGCCCGCTCGCGGCACGGTATCGATCGCGCCGGGCGGCTATCACGTCATGCTCGAAGATGCGAAGCACAAGATCGCCCCGGGCGATACCGTTCATTTGCAGCTGAAGTTCTCCGATGGCGAAACGCTTGACACACCGTTCGCGGTGAAGCCGCCATCACAGACGAAGTAG